A genomic region of Fusarium falciforme chromosome 4, complete sequence contains the following coding sequences:
- a CDS encoding Protein kinase domain-containing protein — translation MDTSQSAPVPEIRPSFTFPSPQVKVDCHDDAVDDNPPPPLAHHLTEPTAVHRFSSPMRHHKRTPSAHREVKETLDAQTQFGNEDADGKSNHRVNQYTILEEIGRGSYGAVHLATDQFGHEYAVKEFSKARLRKRAQSHILRQGPRGPRRMGPGFGFNARATESNDALHFIREEIAIMKKLNHPNLVQLYEVLDDPEEDSIYMVLEMCRKGVVMKVGLDEQAEPYPEENCRYWFRDLILAIEYLHAQGIIHRDIKPDNLLLSDDDVLKVVDFGVSEMFQKPENMRTAKSAGSPAFLPPELCGKHADVSGTAADIWSMGVSLYCLKYGRIPFNREGVLDMYDAIKSDEPQIPEDENPDFVDLMSKILEKDPEKRITMDKLREHPWVTQKGADPLLPAEENCANMIEPPNELEVIRAFTRKMNHLLCVMKAIHRFKNILARHRASSRPGSGTPNQMQGAFDASQERAKAEVIEALLSQRRKVQAQKLVKEDNETPPARDDREEGVPFLGIGTGTRDDFAKDEVTPGLVSDSPTAVDFNVYDRAYESAIENITSGQNDSSRKPTVYLTKFVKDAKNIKGVPELVEGVDTPKDEDRQASSSSTGTITQLTSKLDVSDAK, via the exons ATGGATACCTCTCAATCCGCGCCGGTCCCTGAGATCAGGCCGTCGTTTACTTTCCCATCGCCTCAGGTCAAAGTCGACTGCCACGACGATGCCGTCGACGACAACCCCCCGCCACCCCTCGCCCACCACCT GACCGAGCCTACCGCTGTTCATCGTTTTTCGAGCCCCATGCGACACCACAAGCGAACCCCGAGTGCCCATCGCGAAGTCAAG GAAACCCTCGATGCGCAGACGCAGTTCGGAAACGAAGATGCTGACGGAAAGTCGAATCATCGCGTGAACCAATATACTatcttggaggagattgGGAGAGGCTCATATGGTGCCGTTCATCTCGCGACGGATCAGTTTGGCCATGAGTAT GCTGTCAAAGAATTCTCAAAAGCTCGTCTTCGAAAACGTGCTCAGTCGCATATCTTGAGGCAGGGCCCTCGAGGCCCTAGACGTATGGGCCCTGGCTTTGGATTCAATGCTCGCGCCACCGAGAGCAACGATGCGCTGCACTTCATTCGTGAGGAAATCGCCATCATGAAGAAGTTAAACCACCCCAATCTGGTCCAGCTTTACGAGGTGCTGGATGACCCTGAGGAGGATTCCATCTACATGGTCTTGGAGATGTGCAGGAAAGGTGTCGTCATGAAGGTCGGTCTGGATGAACAGGCTGAGCCATACCCCGAAGAGAACTGCCGTTACTGGTTTCGCGACTTGATCCTGGCCATTGAGTACC TTCACGCCCAAGGTATCATCCACCGAGACATCAAGCCCGACAATCTTCTCTTgtcggatgatgatgtcctcAAGGTGGTTGATTTTGGCGTGTCCGAGATGTTCCAGAAGCCAGAGAACATGAGGACAGCAAAGTCTGCTGGCTCACCCGCGTTTCTCCCCCCTGAGCTTTGTGGCAAGCATGCTGATGTCTCGGGCACTGCCGCTGACATCTGGTCTATGGGCGTCTCGCTATACTGCCTCAAATATGGTCGGATACCCTTCAACCGCGAAGGAGTCCTAGACATGTATGATGCTATCAAGTCGGATGAGCCACAAATCCCTGAAGACGAGAACCCTGATTTTGTCGACCTGATGAGTAAGATCCTCGAAAAGGATCCAGAGAAGCGTATCACCATGGATAAACTCCGA GAGCATCCCTGGGTGACCCAGAAAGGAGCTGATCCCCTGCTCCCCGCAGAGGAGAACTGTGCCAACATGATCGAGCCGCCAAATGAACTCGAGGTCATCCGCGCCTTCACGCGTAAGATGAATCACCTCCTCTGCGTTATGAAGGCCATCCACCGCTTCAAGAACATATTGGCTAGGCATCGCGCCAGCTCTCGACCTGGGTCAGGCACCCCTAACCAGATGCAGGGTGCCTTTGATGCATCGCAGGAGAGGGCCAAAGCTGAAGTGATTGAGGCCTTACTCTCGCAGCGACGGAAAGTCCAGGCTCAAAAGCTCGTGAAAGAAGACAACGAAACACCACCAGCAAGGGATGATAGAGAGGAGGGCGTGCCCTTCTTGGGCATCGGCACGGGTACCAGGGACGACTTTGCCAAAGACGAGGTTACCCCCGGTCTGGTCTCAGATTCCCCAACTGCCGTCGACTTTAACGTCTACGATCGGGCCTATGAGAGCGCTATCGAAAACATCACTTCGGGGCAGAATGACTCGTCACGCAAACCGACCGTATACCTAACCAAGTTTGTCAAGGATGCGAAGAACATAAAGGGGGTCCCTGAACTTGTCGAGGGCGTAGATACGCCCAAAGACGAAGATCGGCAGGCgtcctcgagctcgacgGGCACGATAACACAGCTGACATCAAAGCTGGACGTGTCTGATGCCAAGTAA
- a CDS encoding Trafficking protein particle complex subunit, giving the protein MVVYSFHIFDRHTECIYSKSWLPPSTNPADPDAPAVNTTAPTTSSDDAKLLFGTVFSLRNMVRKLGGDDDAFISYRTAQYKLHFYETPANLRFVILTDTATLSMRNVLHQIYINLWVEYVVKNPLAPVEHKNGEGVKNELFELGLDQFIRGLM; this is encoded by the exons ATGGTTGTCTACTCATTCCACATCTTTGACCGGCACA CCGAGTGCATCTACTCCAAGTCCTGGCTCCCCCCGTCCACAAACCCAGCCGACCCCGATGCCCCCGCAGTCAACACCACAGCCCCGACGACGTCGTCCGACGAcgccaagctcctcttcgGCACCGTCTTTTCCCTGCGCAACATGGTCCGCAAGCtcggcggcgacgacgacgccttCATCAGCTACCGCACCGCGCAGTACAAGCTGCACTTTTACGAGACCCCCGCCAACCTGCGCTTCGTCATCCTCACCGACACGGCCACGCTGAGCATGCGCAACGTGCTGCACCAGATATACATCAACCTGTGGGTGGAATACG TGGTCAAGAATCCTCTGGCGCCGGTTGAGCACAAGAATGGCGAGGGCGTCAAGAATGAGCTCTTTGAGCTTGGACTGGATCAGTTCATCAGGGGGTTGATGTGA
- a CDS encoding Fork-head domain-containing protein, which translates to MAKHTRFSALDEPVDIFQDEIFESAAPMTSHAPMPSVTKPNRRPLTSSSSNVVFNPPATSHSTYSTFKTRPSSSSHIPLNSSLGNKLNMVPMAPPSTRGHSANMPQKGPYLSEFKTGPQKPSIDISFDYGKENIRPQLFPAPPAVNLPAETYYRKPNGKRALMDAAPIKDSRPAKKIKAEPAAAVIPPPDAFPPIIDDGNKPPHSYAQLIGMAILRSPKKRLTLAQIYKWISDNYSFYSPSDAGWQNSIRHNLSLHKNFNKIERPKDDPGKGNYWAIEPGTESQFLKEKTTRKSASASENLPVMSTRLEPSRSTRAPIQEPTLPPPVPVSQATLPPLPTSQATMSMPPELSSDATIPVSDNIGPEDAADKADNDAPHDSSLYSPLPAAMHSSPPVSRHMEPRSNTPPPIARNPASSISRSRRRKFASMDDSGYISSLDSSVVRPNQKAYLLTSEADRPRMKVRGRAEEEIARLRGSSPFSPTKSRFCPPVSSSPLRLHDNQMLPPLTPVIKIKPPVRPPPSVSPNTNLRLHRDKVQSILQSPIRRVSALGGLGDIAPWSPAFNLDDPVYSFDCDVVNSADFEVFHGLPNLEGDAFAGISSAEAGSPVKRSVKRNRLDRSVSTSALGEITNSAVKKPIASAPLLKAPEPSAAYDSPSKIFEGLSSPSRMFQQSPIRNQSPSKFASLPDLPADCDWPSMMMDPVGFMNHGTPDVANFSNLDIFKGFEKIGSGSQNTSNDNENSTNSNSANPRGSKPGLGRSYSTAF; encoded by the coding sequence ATGGCCAAGCACACGCGTTTTTCGGCTTTGGACGAGCCAGTAGACATCTTCCAGGACGAGATCTTCGAGAGCGCCGCCCCTATGACCAGTCACGCTCCCATGCCCTCAGTCACAAAACCCAACCGACGACCCCTGACGAGCTCGAGCTCCAACGTCGTCTTCAACCCACCCGCCACTTCGCACAGCACATATTCGACCTTCAAGACAAggccgtcttcctcgtcacaCATTCCCCTGAATTCGTCGCTCGGGAACAAGTTGAACATGGTCCCCATGGCTCCTCCATCAACCAGAGGCCACAGCGCCAACATGCCTCAAAAGGGGCCCTACCTATCAGAATTCAAGACGGGCCCTCAAAAGCCATCCATTGATATCAGCTTCGACTATGGAAAGGAGAACATTCGCCCTCAGCTCTTCCCGGCACCCCCCGCCGTCAACCTCCCGGCCGAAACCTACTACCGCAAGCCCAACGGCAAGCGAGCGCTCATGGATGCTGCTCCCATCAAGGACTCGAGGCCAgcaaagaagatcaaggctgaGCCGGCCGCCGCAGTCATTCCTCCTCCCGACGCCTTCCCACCCATCATCGATGACGGCAACAAGCCTCCTCACAGCTACGCCCAACTGATTGGAATGGCCATTCTCCGATCTCCTAAGAAACGACTCACACTTGCCCAGATTTACAAGTGGATCAGCGACAACTACTCCTTTTACAGTCCTTCCGATGCCGGTTGGCAGAATAGCATCCGCCATAACCTCAGCCTTCACAAGAACTTCAACAAGATCGAGAGACCCAAGGACGACCCCGGCAAGGGCAACTACTGGGCCATCGAACCCGGCACCGAGTCCCAGTTCCTGAAGGAAAAGACTACACGCAAATCTGCATCCGCCTCGGAGAATCTACCTGTCATGTCAACTCGGCTAGAGCCCTCGCGTTCGACTCGTGCCCCGATTCAGGAGCCTACTCTCCCTCCGCCCGTTCCCGTCAGCCAGGCTACTCTCCCACCCCTTCCCACTTCTCAAGCCACCATGTCGATGCCTCCGGAGTTGTCTTCGGATGCAACCATCCCGGTCTCTGATAACATTGGTCCCGAAGATGCCGCAGACAAGGCCGATAACGATGCTCCTCACGACTCCTCCCTCTACTCACCTCTTCCCGCTGCCATGCACTCATCACCTCCCGTCTCTCGGCACATGGAGCCCCGAAGCAACACTCCACCTCCTATCGCTCGCAACCCCGCCTCTTCCATCTCACGATCTCGCAGGCGCAAGTTTGCGTCCATGGATGACAGTGGATACATCTCTTCTCTTGATTCATCCGTTGTCCGACCCAACCAGAAGGCTTACCTACTGACCTCAGAGGCCGACCGCCCAAGGATGAAGGTTCGAGGCcgtgccgaggaggagattgcccGCCTGCGAGGATCCTCTCCCTTCAGCCCGACCAAGTCACGCTTCTGCCCGCCCGTTTCGTCCTCTCCGCTGCGACTTCACGACAATCAGATGCTTCCCCCGCTCACGCCTgtcatcaagatcaagccTCCTGTTCGACCACCTCCCTCGGTCTCTCCCAACACCAACCTTCGACTTCACCGTGACAAGGTCCAAAGCATTCTCCAGTCGCCTATCCGCCGGGTTAGTGCCCTCGGTGGCCTCGGTGATATTGCGCCATGGAGTCCTGCCTTCAACCTCGATGACCCCGTCTACAGCTTTGACTGCGATGTCGTGAACTCGGCCGACTTTGAGGTTTTCCACGGATTGCCAAACCTCGAGGGAGATGCCTTTGCTGGCATCAGCTCAGCTGAGGCTGGATCCCCTGTCAAGCGTTCTGTCAAGCGTAATCGGTTGGATCGATCTGTCTCTACATCCGCCCTAGGCGAGATCACAAACTCTGCCGTCAAGAAGCCCATCGCTTCCGCCCCCTTGCTCAAGGCCCCCGAGCCGTCTGCTGCGTATGACAGCCCCAGCAAGATCTTTGAAGGCCTCAGCTCGCCATCAAGGATGTTCCAGCAATCCCCCATCAGGAACCAGTCCCCTTCCAAGTTTGCCAGCCTGCCAGATCTCCCTGCCGACTGTGACTGGCCCTCAATGATGATGGACCCTGTTGGCTTCATGAACCACGGTACGCCGGATGTCGCAAACTTTTCGAACCTAGACATCTTCAAGGGATTCGAGAAGATTGGCTCCGGATCACAAAACACCTCGAACGACAACGAAAACTCTACCAACTCTAACTCTGCCAACCCCAGGGGCAGCAAGCCCGGGCTGGGTCGGAGCTACTCTACTGCATTTTAA